The sequence below is a genomic window from Betaproteobacteria bacterium.
GTGTGGAATTCGTCCAGCACCGCCTCGACCTTGGCCCGGGGAACCGATTTGAGCGCGGCCATGGCGTGCCCCAGCTTCTGGACCTCGCGGGGGCCCAGATGCTTGAGCACTTCGGCGGCGTGGTCTTCGCCCAGGGCGATGAGCAGGGTGGCGCTTTTTTCGACGCCTTCTTCCGCACTAGCCATTGGCACCCATCCAGTCCTTGATGATGTTGGCTACCGCCTTGGGGTCGGCCTGGGCGATGTCGCGGGCCTTCTGCAGCTTGGCGGCGTAGTGGTCGATGGTCACCTTGTCCTCGCCTTCCAGGCCGGCGGCCAGGGGGCTGCCCTCGCCCAGGATTTCGCCGGCCAGCCCCGCCTCGGCGGCGGCTGCGGCGGCGACCTCGGCGGGGGAAGGGAACATGGTCTTCAGGAGCGGCTGCACGATCTTGAAGTAGATGAAGGCCAGGATGGCGGCAATCAGCAGGTACTTGGCCAGCTCCCGGGCCATGGAGACATTTTCCGGATCTTTCCAGATCGGCAGGCCAGCGTCGCTCTTGTCGCTGGCGGTGAAGGGAGCGTTGGCCACCGACAGGGTGTCGCCCCGATCCTTGGAAAAGCCCATGGCTTCGCGGACGAGGTCGTTGATCTGTTTCATTTCCCCTTCCGGCAGGGCCTTGGCGGCGGATTTGCCGTCCTTGCCCGTTTCCAGCCGGTGATTGACCACCACAGCGGCCGAGAGGCGGCGAATGGCCCCCATGTTCTGTTTGGTGTAGCGGACGGTCTTGTCCACCTCGTAATTGACCGTGTTGTTCTTGGTGGTGCTGATGGGCTGGCCGGCTGCGGCCATGGGCGCGCTGATGCCGGCGACCTGCACCTTGCCGGCAAGGTCGCCGGGCTTGGCCGCCTGGCCCGGGGCGGCGCCGGTGGGCGGCGTGGTCAGGGGGGCCGTGGCGGGGACCGGCGGCTGATTGGTGAGGGCGCCAGGGACGCCGCCCGGGGTCTGGTTGACCGCCGCCGATTCGCTGCTCTGCTGGCTGCGGATGGCCGTGTTCTCGGGGGTGTTGTTGGGGCGGTAGCTTTCGGCGGTCTGTTCGCTCTGGGAAAAATCGATGTCGGCTGCCACCTGGACCTTGTAATTGTCCCCGCCCAGGACCGGCTTCAGGATGGCGTCGATGCGGGCGATGACGCTGGCCTCCACCTCGCGCATGTACTTGAGCTGGGCCGGGTCGAGGCCGGCCTCGGTGAGTTTGCTCTTGAGCTGCGAGAGCAGGCTGCCGTTCTGGTCCAGGACGGTGACGTTGGAGATGGGCAATTGCGGCACGCTGGCCGCCACCAGATTGGTGATGCCCACCACCTGGGCCGCATCGAGAACGCGCCCCGGGTAGAGGGTGACCAGGACGGACGCGGTGGGCTTTTGCTCCTCGCGCACGAAGACCGAGGGCTTGGGGATGGCGAGATGGACGCGGGCCG
It includes:
- the fliF gene encoding flagellar M-ring protein FliF — translated: MAATTDTTAGAAPTVGALDRLREALGRLDSRQKMMFAAALAAIVAILVGAALWAKHGDFKVLFSNLSEKDGGAIIAALEQQNIPHRMSDSGAILVPSDKVHEVRLKLASQGLPRGGMVGFELMEGQKFGISQFAEQVNYQRGLEGELARTIMSIGSVQAARVHLAIPKPSVFVREEQKPTASVLVTLYPGRVLDAAQVVGITNLVAASVPQLPISNVTVLDQNGSLLSQLKSKLTEAGLDPAQLKYMREVEASVIARIDAILKPVLGGDNYKVQVAADIDFSQSEQTAESYRPNNTPENTAIRSQQSSESAAVNQTPGGVPGALTNQPPVPATAPLTTPPTGAAPGQAAKPGDLAGKVQVAGISAPMAAAGQPISTTKNNTVNYEVDKTVRYTKQNMGAIRRLSAAVVVNHRLETGKDGKSAAKALPEGEMKQINDLVREAMGFSKDRGDTLSVANAPFTASDKSDAGLPIWKDPENVSMARELAKYLLIAAILAFIYFKIVQPLLKTMFPSPAEVAAAAAAEAGLAGEILGEGSPLAAGLEGEDKVTIDHYAAKLQKARDIAQADPKAVANIIKDWMGANG